AGTCAGAGATTCTCACAGGATGTAAAACAAGATCACTTCCTGCAGGATCATCATGCACATGTGGACAGACCAGGGTCGTTCTGTCAgcccctcacccctgacccctgacccctgacccccgtcCAGGACTTCACTCCTCACGCTACCATCCCCATACATCCATCCACAAAATCTTACTTCCTCTTTGAGAATGAACGTTCACATAAACATGAAGATTCACAGCGGTTTCTGGAGTGACTTGAGTCCAGTGTCCATGGGCCCATGAGAAGCACATTTTCCTAATTCAACTTCAAAAAGAAATCCATCGAAAAACAAAATAGGTTGTCTCCTATGGGAGTTATACATGAAAACTGTTTCTGTattcaaatgtgtgtttgtgagagatttATGTGACTGGAGTGTACTTTTGTGGTAAATGGTTCTCTTCTGTTGATTTCTGAATTGTTTGTACTGTTTATTGTTGTGTgtggttggatgtgtgtgtgtgagagtgtgtgtgtggtgtgggaatGAGATTGCTTGCACGCATGCCATACAGCCTGAATATAATATTTAACCTGCCTGTCATGTCCGAGGTTGCGTGAGGTTGCgtgaacgtgtgtgagtgtgtaagtctatgtgtgtggcatgtgtgtgtgtgagtgtgtaagcctgtgtgtgtggcatgtgtgtgtgtgagtgtgtaagcctgtgtgtgtggcatgtgtgagtgtgtgaaccagggagaggaaggggctgTGGTCCTCCCTGGTGGTGGCTAGTGAGTGCAGCAGCATCAGGACACCAGGACACCAGGGccttggccctggccctggccctggtcttggccctaaccctggccctggccccggccctggttctggttctggccctggttctggccctggccctggccctggtcttGGCCCTGGTCCTTGCCCTGGTCGTCTGCTGCTGCTGACACAGCTGCTCTATGTTGGTGCTGGCTGGTCTGGCTTGCCCCctatccccccgccccccccatccccttgaGAGGTCTCCCCAGCTCCCTCAGTCCCTGCACCTCTCTTCCAGCTAGCCCcctctcccctaaccctccccctgtccccctaacccccgcccctctctccccctccctctggctgCCCTGTCCTCTCGGACAGTGGCACCCCTCCCCTGGGGTCCCGGTGCTGGAGGGGGGAACGAGGCGGGGGGCTCgtgtcagtctccctctctgtgtctcgctcCAGGTTATGGGCTGGTtcaggaggagctgctctccccagcctccatgcAGTAcagcctgccctcccccctgggTGCCGAACCCTACTGGCAGGAGGTCTCCAGCCTGGACTGCGCCCCCATCGCCACCACCGAAGAAGACACCCTGATGGAGATGTCCGACGTGCAGGTGTGGCCCTCCGGTAACAGCCCCTCTCTGGTGGCGGTGGAGGACTCCTCCTTGGAGTGCAGCAACGCCGACGACTCCGAGGGGCTCCTGGTGCTTCCGTACGGGAGTCTGGGCCGGCCGGGGAGCGCTGCCAGTGGGGAGagcggggcggggggcgggggcgggctggaggaggacgacACGGAGATGGGGGCTGACTCGGAGATGAGCGCGGCCACGCCCGCCTCGTTCAGTACGGCCACGCCCACCCTCGCCGGGGTTGACCTTAACGGGCTGGAcatgggtcagaggtcagaggccgCGAGGTCGGACGGTGCGGAGGCGCTCTGCAGCGTggcgagcgagggaggaggaggaggaggaggaagaggaggagggccaggCTCAGAGGAAGGGCTTTCTCTTGTTGCAGGACAGCAGCGTGTGTATGCGCGCCTCAGTGACTCTCCCGGTTTGAGCCGCGTGGTCGACCGCAACGGGGACAGGTGAGTCCTGGACGCCGTCGGCACGGCAACCGCATGACGACGCGCCCCCCCGGGGCTGCTTGTCTATTGGCTAATCTACCGAGGTGTCGACTGTGTCATGGCTTGTTCTTATTGGCTAATCTACTGAGGTGTCGACTGTTGATGATGTAAACACCTCCTGTACTAAACACCCTCACACAACAATTTACAGCCCctactgcccctccccccccagtgcCACTCCCCCAGTACTCCCCCcctcagttccccctctctctcccccccaggtcgTGCGAGGCCAGCAGCGGCAGCAGCGGAGCAGGAAGTGGTAACAGCGGGGGTGGCAGTGGCGgcggtggcggtggtggtggaggcTCCTTCCTGTCCTACCTGCAGGAGCAGTCGGGCCCCGGTTGGCACCCcgtcacagaccacacacaggcCTGGGTGGGGTCTCAGCCGCGCCAGGCCGTGGACGCCGTGATGTCATCGGTCCGCGCCGCCATTGACGGGGACGGCGGGCGCGTGTCCCAGGAGGCCTTGCTGCAGCCCGTGAGGGACATGGGACACTCTGAGATCCTGAGGGGACACTTCCGGGGGACCCAGCCGTTTGAGAAGGGCCTGGGGTTCCCCCAAAGGGTCCCCGAGCTGCACGGCTGGGACGGGGGGCGTCTCCGTGGACAGGTCAGATGTCGCCTCGCTCCGTACGCTTTATTGTAGTCTGGAGACCGTTTTactttttaccttgaaatgttttttgttttaactTTTAAGAACAATTTTATTTttcatcttaacccttgtgttatcttcgggtcattctgacccatcagtcattgtgacccaccgtcgtattgcaacaactttactgcatacaaaaacaaagtgaggaattttcttttaaccgtcgggctgtctcagactccccacattgcgaaagttaaaagaaaatgctatttattgtttttgtattgggtaaaattgggtaaacacaacgatggttcgttgtgaacctttgggtcatgtgacccgaaggcagcacaagggttaaacaattTGACATAACCCTacacctcaccctaaccctaaaataaTTGTAGTTCCTTTAATCCTTAAATTATTTTACTTTTAACCTTTAAACTAATTTCAACTATTTTACTTTTAACCTTTGAACGATTAAACTTTAAACAATTTAACTTTTTATCTTTAAACTATTTTACTTTAACCATAATTTTAAGTTCAACCTTTAAATCAGTAACGAATGTCATAATATTGTTATAGTAACTCTGGAAGAACATAAAATATGCACCTGATAGCAAACCAATTTTAGGAGGGAtatctggtacacacacacactcagcatggTCTTGTGGTATCAGCTTCACCAACATGCTTTTGTAATATCAGATCATTGACATTTCCCAATGGATGCATTCTGTGTTACATGTTCAGCATGGTTGTGAAAACTAAGATGGTGTGCTAGACAGGTTGACTGCATTCCAAAACTATTTTAACTAGTTTGGATGATTTCCtgtcctgttacacacacacacacgtactacacacacagaaggcccAAGAAGGGCACAAACAGTGTGTCAAGCTAAACATAGCCGGGGGTTGTCACTGGTCCAGCATGCACCAGATCCGTGGTCCCAGGTCACACAGGAAGCTAGCAGGCTAACATAGCTCCACCTCACAAGCTCTCATGACCGCccctctctgagagagagagagagagagagagagagagagagagagaaggctccAAGGTTGCAGCCGCTCGCATGTGAAGGCCGAGTACCTCCATTCCCCctgacccacccacccaccgagagagagaggcggagaggaagaatgagagaagaagagaaagagatcaaACGAACGGGATAAAACCTGCAGCCCCGACCGGCGGATAAAACGCAGAGAAACAAGCAGAACACGCGGGCAGACAGAGATTGAAGACCTGCAGCTGTTACTGCACACCagcgtgggggggggtgtcacccgGGGCGCGaggcgcgagtgtgtgtgtgagcgtgtgtgtgacgcCGGCGGCGTCGGGGTAGCGAGCAGAGGGACACAAGCGAGCTGAGGGGATGTGGGCGCTGGTGACGgagcttctcttcagcctggTGCTGTTGGCCTTCCTGGTCATCAGCTGCCAGAACGTGATCCACATTGCCAGCGGTACCGTGCGCACCGTGCTCACCTATGTGCACGCGCAGCTGGACCGCGAGCTGGGCGAGGCAGAGGGCCTGGCCGACGAGGAGGAGAATGTCACCACGCGTGTGGTCCGCCGCAGGGTCATCCTGAAGGTAccccacggagagagagagggggagagaggggggagagacataaggagagaaggggagaggaaaggggaggggagagagagcatgagagagagagaatgagagagagagagagagagagagagagagagagagagagagagagagagagagagagagagagagggagcgtgtgGGAATTAAGTTATAACTACAGACAATAACGTTTTCTAGATTGGAATTATTTAACAGTTTTACTCTTGTCTACTGTATGTTTTAAGTACACTGCACCATGGGAGAGGCCCAGATTTAGCCGGCAGCTGTCTACAGTATCGAagctactgtatacagtacagCTAGCATTGCTCTATAAATATGTTCGCTGCTATGAATGGACTCTTTTGGCTATTCTCAGGGTTTGACAGTGAGCGTATGAACATCTGAGCTGGTTGTGTGTTGTTCCTTGTTCCTCCACCGCCCCCTTCCCCACCAACCTCAACCCCAAAGCTGGTCTCAACACAACTACCAGTCCCAGGCTCTGTTCAGGGCCTCGTGGCTCTGTGTGATCTTATAAATAGCCAAGCTAGCGCCCTGCGGGTTGTTAGCGGTGATAGCAGTACTAGCATGTAGCCTTTCTCTCTGTGGCTGGGGCAGAGCTAACTCACCCTGGGCTACTGTTCCTGACGACGCTGTTTCTCTCTGCGTCTGTGGTGATCATTAATCTCTctatctggctctctctctctcttttcttttcctctctccttctcccccctcccccctttctctgtccTGGTGTCTGGGTTTACGGAGACTGGTGACTGTAGTAAACAGGGAGTCTCTTTCGGGACCTATTTTAAACCGCTCCACAttcctactctttctctctctctctttctctctctttctctctctctttctctctctttctgtctctctctctgtcctacaCACTGTcttccctgttcctctctccacctccctgctcccACAGCCGATCAGACACACTAACTTCCGACCAAAGACTAACTCCCATCCACAGACTGACTCCCATCCACAGACTAACTCCTTCCTTCACGAGGTAAACCTGGACACACCCTGAGTTAACCAGCTTAATTGTGTTAACTGCGTACGGTAATACTGTatgcagcacatacacacactgcaaaaaTATTGGACGTGAGCTCGGGTACGCTTAAAACAGGTCCGTTTGTCTGCCGGTGCAGTAAGAAAACATCAAAGGGTCAGCAGGATGTCTTTAAATAACGTGTGGATCCCGTGTCCTCACGCGGCACTCCTTGTTGTTCCAGGGGGATGAGGCAGAGGACCTCCCCGGGGAGCAGGTGAGCGAGGAGCAGTTCACGGACGAACACGGCAACATCGTCACCAAGAAGGTcagcaatcccagcatgcactgggGGTCTGTGACCcagttaaccccccccccctccccacacctccctctgttTACCATGTTCAACCATGATGACACTCACACTCATTGTATGATTATTACACCGATAATCATGACATCACCACATTCTTCTGGCATGGGACGTTTTCCTAagagttgtctgtgtgtgtgtgagagtgtgtgtgagtttcccCAACCAGAATGGGGAAACAATGTTGGCGGAACTTTGACTGACAGTGTGACAGACACAAGGAGGCAGGGACAAAACCTAACCTCCGTCCAACTGTCATTTCctcctcgatctctctctcatctctgccttctctgtcaacattttatttttccCCGGTCTGTGTCTCTTCCCCACTCCCCACTGtcacccactccccctcccctgtttgtgtgtgttgtgtgtgtgtttgtggtgtgtgtgtgtgtgtgtgcagacggtGCGTAAGGTGGTGCGTAGAGGCCAGGGCTCTGGGGAGGAGGGCGGTCAGGAAGTGAGCATCGAGAGTTCCATCCTGGACTCCACCGAACTGGAGGCTGAGTCTGAGCAGTTCATTAACTACGCCATCCTGGGCCGCGACAGCAGCAAGGTGGGCTACTGACCCGCAGgtggcttcccccccccccccctccccagcctgccACCTGGGCTCCATGGCCGggcgagacccccccccccccccgccccccctcacccccctccgaCCCAGAACAAGAGCGATCAGCATCGAGGAGGACCAGGATCGTCTGGGGGCTGCTAGGGGCGTGTGTGTAGACGCCTGCTGTGTCTCCCAGAGACGCCTGTTGTGTCTCCCATAGACGCCTGCTGTGTCTCCCATAGACGCCTGCTGTGTCTCCCATAGACGCCTGCTGTGTCTCCCATAGAGGCCTGCTGTGTCTCCCATAGAGGCCTGCTGTGTCTCCCATAGACGCCTGCTGTGTCTCCCATAGAGGCCTGCTGTGTCTCCCATAGACGCCTGCTGTGTCTCCCAGAGTCTGAGAGAATCTACTTTGTTGTGGTTTAGATGCTGCGGTGGAAGACTTGGGTTGTGGGGTAGGGCTCTGAGCTTTGACAGGTCACCTGCCGCTGGTGATGATGGGCTTAACCTGCATGGGCCATTGTGTAGGGGTTAGCCAggctgaagggtgtgtgtgtgtgtgtgtgtgtgccagccatAGGTCTGTCCAGCCAGGCTCACCCATCCCTGCTTCATCCCATGCCCAGTCCTGCATGCCCTTAGCAGGAAGCCACagttctacttcctgtttcgGAAGCTTCCATCTCCACTCTGCCTGCCGCAACACCAAAACACTGTCGTCAATGCTCACCTCCATAGTAGTCACTGTTTCATATCTGCTGTGTTCCCTGAAGTTCCTTGTAAAATGTCTGTTTATTTTCAATTAAACTTAAACTAACTGTTGTTTTGGTCAGtctggcctccccccccctgttgACAACATTGACtgtttctccttcctgtctccattAAAAGTCTTTGGTCCATTAACCCTGACTGTGACTGTATCACTCCACcctgcaggtctctctctcatgttgaTGGTTCTGatgcctctcctttctcctttttcctttttctctttttcgtgTCTTtccaccccccctgtcccccccacccccaccccttttctcctcttgtCTTGGCTGTCTGTACACtggtctctccttttctcctcttggCTGTCTGTACACtggtctctccttttctcctcttgtCTTGGCTGTCTGTACACtggtctctccttttctcctcttggTTGTCTGTACACtggtctctccttttctcctcttgtCTTGGTTGTCTGTACACtggtctctccttttctcctcttggTTGTCTGTACACtggtctctccttttctcctcttgtCTTGGTTGTCTGTTCACtggtctctccttttctcctcgtCTTGGCTGTCTGTACactggtctctctttttctcctcttgtCTTGGCTGTCTGTACACTGGTCTCTCCTTTTCTACTCTTGTCTTGGCTGTCTGTACACTGGTCTCTCCTTTTCTACTCTTGTCTTGGCTGTCTGTACACTGGTCTCTCCTTTTCTACTCTTGTCTTGGCTGTCTGTACACtggtctctccttttctctctcctcatcctctcctcgtctccatttctctcctgatcttctcctctcacttcccATCGTTTTTTCATTTCTATTTCTGTCGTCTTTCATCCCTTTTCATccaccttcctccatccctccctcaatccacctccctccatccctccctccctccatccacctccatccctccctccatccacctccctccatccctccctccatccacctccatccctcatccttccctcttctcttctctcctttctctggtTTATGTCCTACTAACACACtcctttgtctccctccccctcctcctcttcctcctccttatccacctcctcctccacctcttcctcctccttatccccctcctcctcctccacccccctccccccgttcaCCCCGCCTCcggctcccccctccacccctccctgacGTAGCCGGATATTGTGGATGTGAAGAAGGGTGCTCAGATAGTGAAATGTGCCAGTCTGCGGAGAGTAAAGCAGTGAGGCAGACACACCTGGCCGCGGGGCCCACAGGTAGGGCCCAGAGCCTGGGGGGGCTACCACGTTTAATCCAGCCTCTCTGGATTAAATAGACCCGGTTGTAACCGCCATTAAGTACTAACGACCGCTAGCGTTAGTACTGCGGCATTAGCGTTGGTGTGGATTAGCATTAAACTAATACTGTACTTTTTGGTCGATTTCTGTTaaaggagcgtgtgtgtggtagctaggtagctagtACTGTCTGTCTAGAAGCACGACAGTAAAAATGCAGGATTGGCTTGCACCTGCGCTCTGCACTTTAATCTAAcggaatagttttttttttgactGGGTCACAGTATTTAGTACTGACAGTCTATTGGATGTTCAGAGTTAGACATGGTGTTTATTACAGGACATAGgtttctgtctgctgtgtgtttcaCCAGTTTGGCTAAAGAAGGGTTCCACTAATAGAAAGGCTTCAAAGGTCAGAGACATAAGGCCAGTTGTCTGTTAATGTGGAGACACTTCggaacaactgtgtgtgtgtgtgtgtgcgtgcgtgtgtgtcttaatCTGgtgccaagagagagagagcttgaccCTTGCCTTAGCACTCTAAAATAGAACTCACCAGATTACTGACATTTCAGACCTGAGAAAACACAGTCTCTTGTAAATACAAAAGCTAATCCAGTGAATTTCAATTGTTGCCTTGTGTATGGACTTGTGTATTTAACAGACAGcaggctacagtacagtaaagtaaGTCAGTGAGCTTGTCCCACCTGGGTGTTGGAAGGTCACATTTCCACGTAGAAAATGCGTATTTTCAAGTCAGTCCCCACCAGTGTTGCGGTTGTTAGGACTGTAGACCTGGTGCAGTGATGTCTCCCTGCGCTGGCTGACTCCTGGGCTAGCTGACAGGAGGACAGCCATCTGGACGTGGAGGTTAAGCCTACAGGGCGCTCTCCTGTGGCTCTGCTCCGACGGCTTCGCGTCTCACGtcgcctgtgtgtttctgtcgttCCGCAGGACTCGACCCCCTCACCGAAACCACCATACTTAGACACATGACCGACCCGCAGCCGGTGAACACGGAGGAGAGGAGCCCCCGTGACaaataggaggaggaggcgaagaggagaagagagaagaaccaACTACGACGACAAACACCGTCTCCATGACGACAACCGCAACCGACGGCGAGCGAAAGTGGGACGAGAAGAGGATTTACTTGTAGTTTTCGTACCTTTTTTTTAAAAagaaacaatcacacacacacacaaacacacaaaagaaaAACATCAACTACTAGGCTAGAAGCATGATTTCGTATAAAACAAAAACCAAAACagaaacatacaaaaaaaaaacgacaacaGAAAAAACTAGCAACCAAAATGTGCTTCCTGTATTATGTATTAGCATGAGTGACATCTGCAGCATGGCCTGTTTTTAACTGCAGTACCAAGGGGtaatgggggagaaggggttgaggggaggtgaggggaggtgaggggggggggggggggtgaaggccCTTAAGAAACAACGTAGGTTTCGAATGTATGAAATTTAGGAAAATGGAGATTATAAAAAATACTCTGAATTAGGCGAACTGTAGACAACgagatactctctctctccctgccacacTGGCCAGACTCTTCCAGTTTCTCGTTCAGTTCAGTAGCCTGCAGCAGCCTAAACTTCCTCTGAGGACATTGGCG
Above is a genomic segment from Osmerus mordax isolate fOsmMor3 chromosome 24, fOsmMor3.pri, whole genome shotgun sequence containing:
- the LOC136932556 gene encoding ankyrin-1-like isoform X2, coding for MWALVTELLFSLVLLAFLVISCQNVIHIASGTVRTVLTYVHAQLDRELGEAEGLADEEENVTTRVVRRRVILKGDEAEDLPGEQVSEEQFTDEHGNIVTKKTVRKVVRRGQGSGEEGGQEVSIESSILDSTELEAESEQFINYAILGRDSSKDSTPSPKPPYLDT
- the LOC136932556 gene encoding ankyrin-1-like isoform X1 — encoded protein: MWALVTELLFSLVLLAFLVISCQNVIHIASGTVRTVLTYVHAQLDRELGEAEGLADEEENVTTRVVRRRVILKGDEAEDLPGEQVSEEQFTDEHGNIVTKKTVRKVVRRGQGSGEEGGQEVSIESSILDSTELEAESEQFINYAILGRDSSKPDIVDVKKGAQIVKCASLRRVKQ